GATTAAACTAATATCCACCCTTTCGAACCAACAATGCTGCATTCCTATCCATTTTGGTGCTTATAAACAGCTATGACATCAATTCTACCATTTTTTACATCAGTAATTTAAAACGAATGTCTTTTCAAGAACCGAtaaatcaattttattaaatacaaactatcttttatatttagaaatgttAAGGTCCtcaaattggaaaaaagaaacaaaagaatctCCCACAACTGCATCCTAAACTACAATGTTTGGTCAAGCATTCCcatcaaatatttcaaataagatTTCCATACCTGTCTTCATCACCATCAACAGGAATAGCTATGCTGAATACAGAGGTGGCGAGACTGTTCATGGGTGTTAACTGAAGGGGGTTTGCCAGGGCATCTGCAACAGGAGGCTTCACAACAGGCTTATTTTCAGCAATGAGAGAAAGTGGTGGTTGAGGTAGGGGTTCTGATTTTCTTCTAGTATCGTCAACTTGCCCGACTAAAGGCTGGGTCTGAGTCTGAAACTGGCTCAGGTCAGACTGCGGTAGACTCGTCGGGGCACTGGCTGTGCCGGGCACTAAGGGCAGCCCCACGTGCTGGATGCTGCTGCCGCTCCTGCTGACCGGAGGCTGGCTGCAAAGCTGCGGCGCCTGGCCCAGGGGCGCGGGAACATTTGGCATAGTAACAGAAGTCGTCGACACACTAGGCACGCTGGGAGCGGGCGCGGCTGCAGGCACGTTGGCAACTCCGGGCACCACGGCGAGAGGGCCGCTGGGCACGACCGACGGCGCGCCGCTGCCACTCATCTGCGGCGGAGGCGCGGCCTGCGGCTGCCCGACCCCGGCGGGAACCAGGCCCGACGGCGCCGTGCCTCCCACGGCAGCCGCGGGCACTCCGGCCGGCTGACCCGGCGCGGCCGGTCCTCCGGTCGCGGGGCCCGGCCCAGGGGCCACCGCTTCTCCGGGCAAGGAGGGCGCACCCATCACCTGCGCGCCAGTGGAGGCGGCGTTCTGGCCGGTGCCCGCGGGGAGACCGGCGACCGCGGCGAGACCCGCTGCTGCGCCCGCGGAAGAGGGCTGCGCCGGGCTGGGCGGCTGCAGGCCGGCCACGTGCGGCTGCAGGTACTCACTCTGGGCGGCGGGCGGGACGGGCAGCAGATGGCCCGGCGGCATCTGAGGCTGAGAATACGCGAACTGCTGGGGCGGGGGCGCGGTGGCAGCGCCCACAGCAAGGCCGGGCTGCGCCAGGGTTACATTCGTCAGCGGCAGGCCCTGTCCGTTGGGCCCCGGGGGCCCGGCGCCCTGGGCCTGGCTGGGCGGCGGGGCTGCCAACCTCTGCGGCGGCCCGGCCGCGGCTCCCGGGAACAGCGGCAACGAAGCCGAGCTTGGAGCCACAGCCCCACCtacgggcggcggcggcggctgcggctgCCCAACGCCAAAACTCtgcggcggggccggggcgggttGGCTCATTTTCTCCGACTGGGGTAGCTGTGACACAGCAGTCAAGGAGCTGTCAGTTCCCGAGTCAGGCCCATGCGCGCCCGGCACGgaggccaccaccaccaccaccgacCCTCCGGTGGCGCCCAGGCCGCTGTCTCGCTCCGCAGTCTGGTCAAAAGTATTGCTGTGCCTAATGCAATCCCCGGACCGGGTCAGGACGCTGCTATCGGAATCCCGCTCATAGTATTCCATACACGTCCATCGGCCGCGTCTATAAGGCTCCCCGCTGCCATGGTCCAGCTTGATCACGCGAAAACGCGAACTACAAGTGGTGGGGGGCTGCGATGAGGCGGCAGTTCCTGGCGTGGCGGACGGCCCTGTGACCGGGGGGGCGCCGGGGGCCCCCGAGGAGGGGACTGAGGTGGCGGCCGGCGACAGGGTGCTGGCCAGCACCCCGGCCACGCTCCGGGCCGAAACGGCTCCTCCTCCGTTCGCCGGAGCGGCTGTAGCGGCCGCCAGCTGTCCATCCAGGAGAAGGTTGGGGGAGACGGTTCCGGGAGTCTCCGCATCCCCAACATTGTTGAGCGTCTCTTCGGAGGAGCTGCGCTCGCAGACCTCCTCGGGGCCGTAATCCGTGGCCCGAGAAACGTCGAATATCTCGGAAGAAACGTCCTCCGTGCGTGACTCATCCGGGTCGTCCAGGCTCTCGGTGTCCTCGGTGATGCTAGTAGCCACCTGGGCCGTAGTGACACTGGTGATCTGGAAGCAGCTCTTCTTCTTGGCCGGCATCTTGGACATGGTGAGGAAGGCTGGAAGGGCAGAGAGGCACCCGGCTCCTCCGCGATCTTGCCAGAAACCAGGAAGGGCAGAACACTGGCCCCCAAAGACAAAGTCCGCGTCCGTGCTGGGGTCTGAGGCCCGCCGCTCTAAGAGTCACGGGCTGATCCGGGCGCCGGCCGCTCCGTGAGACATCCTCCTCCCGTTTCCTTATCCGAATCTGTCTCTACGGCTCTGCCCCCGTCTCACTCGTGCGGcggctcctccttccttctcGCCTCCCGCAGTCGCGGCGCCTCAATTCAATCCCCCCAGTGGCGGCGAGAGCACTATCCCAGGGGCGGGTCGGCTGCTTCCTCCTCGCGTCTTCGGGCCGCCGTGGTCAATCCAGCTCCGCGCGGTCAGCAGGCCtaggctgggggtgggagtgggagggcgaaggggaggcggcggcggcgtgAGGGGCGGTGCTGCCCCGCTCCGGCTCTTCGAACCAGTGCCGGCGTCAGCTCCGGGCTCTCGGACGCCGAGGGAAGCAGGGTGGCGAGTCCGGAGCCAGGGATTCCTGATTCAGCCAGGAGCTGCGGGCGGGTGGCGGAGCTTCGGCGCGGGCGGGCGGCCCTCCCTCCCCGGCTCTAGCCGGAGCTCAGTCCCAGGGACATGTCGACTGTCTCAGGCGGAAACCTGCTCCGGGGGAGGGGAAAGCCGGCTCGGTCCTCCCCTATACAGGGGGAGCCACCCCCGCGGGCGGGCGGTGGCGGCGGTCTCGGCCTTCCCCTCGCGGCTCCTGAGAGAGTGAGGGGCGGCGGCCGGCAGGCCGGCAAGCGACGGCGCGCCGGCTGTGTGAGGTAGCTGCGGTAGCTTCTTCCACTCTTCCTCGGTGCGCCCGGTTCGCAGGCCGTGTAGAAACTGAAATTCAAACTGCTGAAGCGGCGGCTGCAGCTCCCTCCCCTCGGCCAAGATGGGGCTGAAATGGCCGCGCCAGGGATGCTGGGAGGAGCAGCAgccccgctgccgccgccgctgccgacTAAAATGCCGCCGCTGCCGCAGCCACCGCCAGCGCCGCAGCCGCCGCCGTTCCGTGACGCACCGGCGTCGTGACGTCACCGCCCCGCCCCCTCCGGTTTCCTGCAGAGTTTCGCGTGGAGGCTGGGGGGTAGTGGGCGGGGCTAAAGGTTAAAACGGGgagcggtttttttttttttaatttaaaaaattttttaaatttaaattttgccCTGTACGTCTTTAAGAGTTGAAGAACTAAAGACTCTTAAATTCCAACTCTAGGAAAACTTACAGCCGCGCCAACTGAAGGTTTTTATATCGGTTTATTCGGAGACTTTGGAAACTGGAGGTCATGTGCTTGCTGTGTCTAATGTTTAGCAAAATCTTAGTGAAAGAAGGCGATAGGAATGGAGGTTGGGGGATTTAGCTAGGATAAAGAGGGAGACGGCTGGAGGAACCGAATCACTTATAAAAAGCCTTTCCTGAAAATGAATTTTATCCACTATAGTCAGAAGAGTGAAATATTGAGAGAAATGAGGACGATTAACCAAGAATAGCAAGCCAGATTGAGTCAGAAAAAGGATCTTTCAGCCAGAAATTTTAGTCTCCAACAATGGCATCAGGAGATGGTTACTTGCCCAGGATGAggtcagtttaaaaaaagattagaGGTTACCAATATATTCCTAATTTTCCTGAGTTTGTTGTGATTCCAGCATCGAAGAGTTCGTTTAAACATCTTGAGACTGTTTTTACTTTCAGCATGAAATCAGCTTATGGGCTCCATAAATGTAGAACCTACTGCGTTAAATAGTTGTAgttctttcttctgtttattctgaaACTCTTAGAGCCAGAGTGTTAGATGGCTTGGATTGGGCCATGAACAATCAGAGCAAGTTAGAAAGCACTCTTTCCTGTCCAGAAAGCAGCTATGCAAGTACTGGAGAATTTACCATCATTTAGTTACTCTCTGGCAAAAGAAAATGGTAACGTCGTTCttttaagtagtttttaaaaaaagaggaaggtgGCTCTTTGACACATCGTTTAGGTAAAATCTAAAGTGTCTTGATGGAATTCAAAGTTTAATATCTATTACAGCTTTAGCAATCATATCATGACTGACATAAATCAAGGTAATTATTGTATTCAGTTCTCTAATCTTTGaagaatagaaatattttttatcccAAAGGATcttttgataatttaaaatttcagagaACTTTTTAGGTCATTAGTTGAAAATAATATACAAGGATATGTCTATGTCATTAAACTTTAGGAGAAATTATGTATTCCAAACCAAATGACTGaggtcaggatttgaaataagacCACATAATAAAATCCCTGCTTCTTAAGGGGACGGGAGAGAGTAAAGGAACCAAGGATAACATAATGCTGCTATTGTGGCAAAAATAGCTAATGGAATGTTTCATTACTAAATCtgtaatttcagtaattgttagAGACAGTTTTCCATCAATAAGTTAGATCAACTGGTTACATCAAATATGAGTTTATAAAAACTTCATTTTGGATTGATTTACTAGATTGTTAAAAGTGATGATCAATGGGTGATATTATGTGGGCAGCTTTtggaaaagtaaatattttatgccTGCTTGTCCAATTGCATTATATTATTACATcaacttcatatatacatatatgtcacttcagttcagtcactcagtcatgtccaaccctttgcaaccccatggactgcagcatgccaggcctccctgtccatcaccaactcccagagcttattcagactcatggccattgagttggtgatgccatcccactatctcatcctctgtcgtccccttctcctctcgccttcagtctttcccagcctcagggttttttcaagtgagtcagctcttcacatcaggtggccaaagtattg
The sequence above is a segment of the Bos mutus isolate GX-2022 chromosome 1, NWIPB_WYAK_1.1, whole genome shotgun sequence genome. Coding sequences within it:
- the TSC22D2 gene encoding TSC22 domain family protein 2 isoform X2, producing MSKMPAKKKSCFQITSVTTAQVATSITEDTESLDDPDESRTEDVSSEIFDVSRATDYGPEEVCERSSSEETLNNVGDAETPGTVSPNLLLDGQLAAATAAPANGGGAVSARSVAGVLASTLSPAATSVPSSGAPGAPPVTGPSATPGTAASSQPPTTCSSRFRVIKLDHGSGEPYRRGRWTCMEYYERDSDSSVLTRSGDCIRHSNTFDQTAERDSGLGATGGSVVVVVASVPGAHGPDSGTDSSLTAVSQLPQSEKMSQPAPAPPQSFGVGQPQPPPPPVGGAVAPSSASLPLFPGAAAGPPQRLAAPPPSQAQGAGPPGPNGQGLPLTNVTLAQPGLAVGAATAPPPQQFAYSQPQMPPGHLLPVPPAAQSEYLQPHVAGLQPPSPAQPSSAGAAAGLAAVAGLPAGTGQNAASTGAQVMGAPSLPGEAVAPGPGPATGGPAAPGQPAGVPAAAVGGTAPSGLVPAGVGQPQAAPPPQMSGSGAPSVVPSGPLAVVPGVANVPAAAPAPSVPSVSTTSVTMPNVPAPLGQAPQLCSQPPVSRSGSSIQHVGLPLVPGTASAPTSLPQSDLSQFQTQTQPLVGQVDDTRRKSEPLPQPPLSLIAENKPVVKPPVADALANPLQLTPMNSLATSVFSIAIPVDGDEDSASGGGGVAIDNKIEQAMDLVKSHLMYAVREEVEVLKEQIKELVERNSLLERENALLKSLSNNDQLSQLPAQQANPGSTSQQQAVIAQPPQPTQPPQQPNVSSA
- the TSC22D2 gene encoding TSC22 domain family protein 2 isoform X3, which encodes MSKMPAKKKSCFQITSVTTAQVATSITEDTESLDDPDESRTEDVSSEIFDVSRATDYGPEEVCERSSSEETLNNVGDAETPGTVSPNLLLDGQLAAATAAPANGGGAVSARSVAGVLASTLSPAATSVPSSGAPGAPPVTGPSATPGTAASSQPPTTCSSRFRVIKLDHGSGEPYRRGRWTCMEYYERDSDSSVLTRSGDCIRHSNTFDQTAERDSGLGATGGSVVVVVASVPGAHGPDSGTDSSLTAVSQLPQSEKMSQPAPAPPQSFGVGQPQPPPPPVGGAVAPSSASLPLFPGAAAGPPQRLAAPPPSQAQGAGPPGPNGQGLPLTNVTLAQPGLAVGAATAPPPQQFAYSQPQMPPGHLLPVPPAAQSEYLQPHVAGLQPPSPAQPSSAGAAAGLAAVAGLPAGTGQNAASTGAQVMGAPSLPGEAVAPGPGPATGGPAAPGQPAGVPAAAVGGTAPSGLVPAGVGQPQAAPPPQMSGSGAPSVVPSGPLAVVPGVANVPAAAPAPSVPSVSTTSVTMPNVPAPLGQAPQLCSQPPVSRSGSSIQHVGLPLVPGTASAPTSLPQSDLSQFQTQTQPLVGQVDDTRRKSEPLPQPPLSLIAENKPVVKPPVADALANPLQLTPMNSLATSVFSIAIPVDGDEDRNPSTAFYQAFHLNTVQESKNLWDSYSNIET
- the TSC22D2 gene encoding TSC22 domain family protein 2 isoform X1, which codes for MSKMPAKKKSCFQITSVTTAQVATSITEDTESLDDPDESRTEDVSSEIFDVSRATDYGPEEVCERSSSEETLNNVGDAETPGTVSPNLLLDGQLAAATAAPANGGGAVSARSVAGVLASTLSPAATSVPSSGAPGAPPVTGPSATPGTAASSQPPTTCSSRFRVIKLDHGSGEPYRRGRWTCMEYYERDSDSSVLTRSGDCIRHSNTFDQTAERDSGLGATGGSVVVVVASVPGAHGPDSGTDSSLTAVSQLPQSEKMSQPAPAPPQSFGVGQPQPPPPPVGGAVAPSSASLPLFPGAAAGPPQRLAAPPPSQAQGAGPPGPNGQGLPLTNVTLAQPGLAVGAATAPPPQQFAYSQPQMPPGHLLPVPPAAQSEYLQPHVAGLQPPSPAQPSSAGAAAGLAAVAGLPAGTGQNAASTGAQVMGAPSLPGEAVAPGPGPATGGPAAPGQPAGVPAAAVGGTAPSGLVPAGVGQPQAAPPPQMSGSGAPSVVPSGPLAVVPGVANVPAAAPAPSVPSVSTTSVTMPNVPAPLGQAPQLCSQPPVSRSGSSIQHVGLPLVPGTASAPTSLPQSDLSQFQTQTQPLVGQVDDTRRKSEPLPQPPLSLIAENKPVVKPPVADALANPLQLTPMNSLATSVFSIAIPVDGDEDRNPSTAFYQAFHLNTVQESKNLWDSASGGGGVAIDNKIEQAMDLVKSHLMYAVREEVEVLKEQIKELVERNSLLERENALLKSLSNNDQLSQLPAQQANPGSTSQQQAVIAQPPQPTQPPQQPNVSSA